A DNA window from Synergistota bacterium contains the following coding sequences:
- a CDS encoding rod shape-determining protein: protein MFDFIAGLFSKDIGIDLGTANTVVYVKREGIVLSEPSVVAIQKASKEIIAVGEEAKRMIGKTPQDIQAVKPMRDGVIADFEVTKMMLRYFMSRVHGRKGMFKPRVVICVPAGVTEVERRAVVDAALQAGAREAYLIEEPLAAAIGAGLPIHEPRGNMVLDIGGGRTEVAVISLGGIVVRESIKVAGDEMDSVIINYMMKEHELVIGEQMAESIKRSIGNVDDDLEETFMDVKGRDIRGGIPKVKEISSSEIREVLKPVAEKIVEAVKTVLEHTPPELSADIIDRGIIMTGGTSMLKGLDKMISRGVGVPAYLTENPLYCVALGAGKVLEELNALKRVLLSVKRTEE from the coding sequence GTGTTCGACTTTATAGCGGGTTTGTTTTCTAAAGATATAGGTATAGATCTGGGTACGGCTAATACGGTTGTTTACGTTAAGAGGGAAGGAATAGTTTTATCTGAGCCCTCTGTCGTTGCTATTCAGAAGGCTTCCAAGGAGATAATAGCTGTTGGAGAGGAAGCTAAAAGGATGATAGGGAAAACTCCGCAGGATATTCAGGCAGTCAAGCCCATGAGGGATGGGGTTATAGCGGACTTCGAGGTTACTAAGATGATGCTGAGGTATTTTATGAGCAGAGTTCATGGCAGAAAGGGAATGTTTAAGCCACGTGTGGTAATATGCGTTCCTGCAGGAGTTACGGAGGTTGAAAGACGTGCGGTCGTTGATGCTGCGCTTCAGGCTGGTGCAAGGGAAGCTTATCTGATAGAGGAACCTTTAGCTGCTGCTATAGGTGCGGGGTTACCGATTCACGAGCCAAGGGGCAATATGGTGCTTGATATAGGAGGAGGCAGAACAGAGGTTGCGGTTATATCTCTTGGGGGGATAGTTGTAAGGGAGTCTATAAAGGTAGCCGGAGATGAAATGGACAGTGTGATCATAAACTACATGATGAAGGAGCATGAGCTCGTTATAGGGGAGCAAATGGCGGAGAGCATTAAGAGAAGCATAGGTAATGTAGATGATGACCTTGAGGAGACCTTTATGGATGTTAAGGGCAGGGATATAAGGGGAGGGATTCCTAAGGTTAAGGAAATAAGCTCCTCTGAGATAAGGGAAGTGCTAAAACCCGTTGCGGAGAAAATAGTTGAGGCGGTTAAGACCGTTCTTGAGCATACTCCTCCGGAGCTGTCTGCTGATATTATAGATAGGGGAATAATAATGACGGGAGGAACGTCCATGCTCAAGGGCTTGGATAAAATGATAAGTAGAGGAGTGGGGGTTCCCGCCTATCTTACTGAAAATCCCCTTTATTGTGTCGCGCTCGGTGCGGGGAAAGTGCTGGAGGAGCTGAATGCCCTTAAGAGGGTGCTTTTGAGCGTTAAGAGGACCGAGGAATGA
- a CDS encoding enoyl-CoA hydratase/isomerase family protein, with translation MEILREVKPPIGFLTLNRPESLNTFNVPLAKGLNRTLAEFDEHPDVRVVVIRAEGRNFSAGIDLNEFFDKDVRSLREFIRLMDMHNHTIVNMKKPVIASVRGYVLANGAGLTLASDFAIASENAKIGTTAIKVGLACLGPGVVLARCVGRKKALEMVLLGDWIDAQEALRLGIVNRVVPDDKLEEETERFALELAEKNPLALELAKRCIYASEDLPYRRALDYASELFAFLAETDDAREGIRAFLEKRKPIWRGK, from the coding sequence ATGGAGATCTTGAGGGAAGTTAAGCCCCCTATTGGTTTCCTAACCCTAAATAGACCGGAATCCTTGAATACCTTTAACGTTCCTTTAGCAAAAGGGCTTAATCGGACACTTGCTGAGTTCGATGAGCATCCCGATGTAAGGGTTGTGGTCATAAGGGCGGAAGGGAGAAATTTTTCAGCGGGTATAGATCTTAATGAGTTTTTTGACAAAGATGTGAGGTCTCTGCGCGAATTTATTAGGCTAATGGATATGCATAATCATACTATAGTTAACATGAAAAAGCCGGTAATTGCTTCTGTTAGGGGATATGTGCTTGCTAATGGTGCGGGATTGACCTTGGCAAGCGACTTTGCTATAGCCTCTGAAAACGCTAAGATAGGAACTACGGCTATAAAAGTTGGTCTTGCCTGTCTTGGTCCCGGCGTTGTACTCGCAAGGTGCGTTGGACGTAAGAAAGCGCTTGAGATGGTGCTTCTGGGAGACTGGATAGATGCTCAAGAGGCTCTTCGCTTAGGAATCGTTAACAGAGTTGTTCCAGATGACAAGCTGGAGGAAGAGACAGAGAGATTTGCTCTGGAGCTTGCGGAGAAAAATCCGCTTGCTTTGGAGCTCGCTAAGAGATGTATTTATGCTTCTGAAGATCTTCCCTATAGGCGAGCTTTAGACTACGCGAGTGAACTTTTTGCCTTTTTGGCGGAAACCGATGATGCCAGGGAAGGCATTAGAGCTTTTCTCGAAAAAAGAAAACCGATCTGGAGAGGAAAGTAA
- a CDS encoding MBL fold metallo-hydrolase translates to MILKRWILGDLESNTYLLIDDSEGKAIVIDPGGDPSPIIDFLQESGADLLYILNTHGHADHIAGNGALKEAFPQAKILIHENDACMLTSPAINLSVWLGKVVVSPEADGYLSEGDEIEVGSLKLEVIHTPGHTAGSVCLYLKGESILFSGDTLFYRSVGRTDFPGGSWGALISSIKEKLFKLPLSTRVCPGHGDETSIGEEMYENPFLI, encoded by the coding sequence ATGATCCTTAAGAGATGGATTCTCGGTGATCTTGAGTCCAACACTTACCTCCTAATAGATGACAGCGAGGGAAAAGCTATAGTTATCGATCCTGGTGGTGATCCATCTCCCATCATCGATTTTCTTCAGGAAAGTGGTGCAGATCTCCTTTATATACTTAATACGCATGGACACGCAGATCATATAGCGGGGAACGGCGCTCTAAAGGAGGCATTTCCCCAAGCGAAAATTCTCATACATGAAAATGATGCCTGCATGCTTACCTCTCCCGCGATAAACCTTTCAGTATGGTTGGGTAAAGTGGTGGTCTCTCCGGAGGCTGATGGGTACTTAAGCGAGGGGGATGAGATTGAGGTCGGTTCTCTTAAGCTTGAAGTCATACATACGCCGGGGCATACCGCGGGGAGCGTTTGCCTTTATCTGAAAGGGGAGAGCATTCTCTTTTCAGGAGATACGCTCTTTTATAGATCCGTTGGCAGGACAGATTTCCCTGGCGGATCGTGGGGGGCTTTGATAAGCTCCATAAAGGAGAAGCTCTTTAAATTGCCACTTTCGACACGCGTTTGTCCTGGACATGGCGATGAGACGTCCATAGGTGAGGAGATGTATGAAAACCCGTTCCTCATTTAG
- the mreC gene encoding rod shape-determining protein MreC, with amino-acid sequence MIEEIRKGWLWVGLLIFLSFLISSLSLRGWWGIERLRRDFLSFLLPVEGVISFPLRTISGAIEFLRSHSALVEENAKLRKEVSILKHELSLLEKSGDGKRYLREGFIPCDVIFRFPDRWFSEIVVDKGKDAGVAVGMAVLGSKGLVGEVVEVSRKMARVRLITSGNSIIGALIKRSRSFGVLRGMGGAYCKLLYVPEEEDVGIGDLVITAGMGDTIPGGLHIGKVISVKREGEFMDVYVKPLEDFSKLRTLWVLKRR; translated from the coding sequence ATGATAGAGGAGATCAGGAAAGGCTGGCTTTGGGTTGGATTGCTTATATTTCTCTCCTTCTTAATATCTTCCTTAAGCTTAAGAGGATGGTGGGGAATTGAGCGCTTAAGAAGGGATTTTCTTTCCTTTTTACTCCCGGTTGAGGGGGTTATATCTTTCCCGCTAAGGACCATATCGGGTGCTATTGAATTTCTGCGCTCTCATTCCGCTCTTGTTGAGGAAAACGCGAAGCTTAGGAAGGAAGTTTCTATTCTCAAACATGAGCTTTCATTACTTGAGAAGAGCGGGGATGGTAAGCGTTACCTCCGAGAGGGATTTATCCCATGTGATGTTATTTTTCGCTTCCCAGATAGATGGTTTAGTGAAATAGTGGTAGATAAGGGTAAAGATGCAGGTGTAGCCGTTGGTATGGCCGTTTTGGGGTCTAAAGGCTTGGTTGGTGAGGTAGTCGAGGTTAGTAGAAAAATGGCACGCGTGAGATTAATTACCTCCGGTAATTCTATAATAGGAGCTTTGATTAAAAGGTCAAGAAGCTTTGGCGTTCTTAGGGGGATGGGAGGAGCTTACTGTAAGCTCCTTTACGTTCCTGAAGAAGAGGATGTTGGAATTGGAGATCTCGTCATAACAGCTGGCATGGGAGACACCATTCCTGGAGGATTGCACATTGGTAAAGTGATTTCGGTTAAAAGAGAAGGGGAGTTCATGGATGTGTATGTTAAGCCTCTTGAGGATTTCAGTAAGCTTCGGACTCTTTGGGTATTGAAAAGAAGGTGA
- a CDS encoding ComEC/Rec2 family competence protein, whose translation MRGYPLLWAFLFFSGGIAYTYFFTINLALLLFLCGMASLISLRKKFFILVFIFLVGVFYSQARFSSYLPGKESVIKGTFDIQGHLAYSKKINVYVDRYLKDGKYYIKGDLTEIPQGLKSYLWARGFYHGLKLSHFKLLALKRSFFRERLWELYPDDVAGFLYGAIFGDKRNIPRFVKENIYRSGLGHLLAVSGLHVGLIAGVVWLLLGSFGLSPRGIFILVIAFLSGYLLLIGFQPSAIRAFMLFTFYGIGKIMGFRVNPVNALGASGLLLEIWNPFVAWDAGFQLSFTAFFFIALSLELGLSPFLLYASPQIGVLPIIALRFGYLPLASLISNFIAIPVFSIALPLAVLSLVPLIGEFLAPMVTFLIELIFFISLLFLKLFPSLNL comes from the coding sequence TTGAGAGGATATCCGCTTCTCTGGGCGTTTTTATTTTTCAGCGGTGGGATCGCTTATACCTATTTTTTCACCATAAATCTCGCCTTGCTTCTTTTTCTGTGTGGTATGGCTAGTCTTATATCGCTTAGGAAGAAATTCTTTATTCTTGTTTTTATTTTCCTTGTAGGCGTATTCTACTCTCAGGCTCGTTTTTCCTCTTATCTTCCTGGGAAAGAGAGCGTCATTAAGGGGACTTTTGATATCCAGGGACATTTAGCATATTCGAAGAAAATAAATGTTTATGTAGACAGATACCTTAAGGATGGAAAATACTATATCAAGGGTGATCTCACGGAAATACCTCAGGGTCTGAAATCGTACCTATGGGCGAGGGGCTTTTATCACGGATTAAAGCTTTCGCACTTCAAGCTTTTGGCTTTAAAACGTTCGTTTTTTCGTGAGCGACTGTGGGAGCTTTACCCGGATGATGTTGCGGGTTTTCTCTATGGTGCCATATTCGGAGATAAGCGGAATATACCTCGGTTTGTGAAAGAGAATATCTATCGCTCTGGATTAGGGCACTTGCTTGCTGTTTCTGGGCTCCATGTTGGTTTAATTGCGGGAGTCGTATGGTTGCTTTTAGGATCTTTTGGCCTGTCCCCGCGTGGAATTTTTATTCTCGTCATTGCGTTTCTTTCCGGTTATCTTCTTCTGATAGGATTTCAACCTTCTGCGATAAGGGCTTTTATGCTCTTTACTTTTTACGGTATCGGGAAGATAATGGGCTTTAGGGTTAATCCCGTTAACGCGCTTGGCGCATCGGGCTTGCTCCTTGAGATCTGGAATCCATTTGTTGCCTGGGATGCTGGCTTTCAACTTTCGTTTACCGCTTTTTTCTTCATAGCTCTGTCTCTCGAATTAGGGCTGAGTCCCTTTCTTCTATATGCTTCTCCTCAAATTGGCGTTCTTCCAATAATAGCGCTGCGCTTTGGTTATCTTCCTCTTGCTTCCTTAATTTCTAATTTTATAGCGATTCCAGTTTTTTCCATAGCGCTTCCTCTTGCCGTTCTATCTCTTGTTCCACTTATCGGCGAGTTTCTCGCTCCTATGGTGACCTTTTTGATCGAGCTAATATTTTTCATCTCGCTCTTGTTTTTAAAACTATTCCCTTCGCTTAATCTCTGA
- the apt gene encoding adenine phosphoribosyltransferase yields the protein MDLKEKIRSIPDFPKKGVLFRDITTLIKEKDAFKEALERMAKPFKEESIDKIVAVESRGFIFGAPLAYILGAGFVPIRKFGKLPAEKISETCTLEYGEEHLEIHVDAISKGEEVLIVDDLLATGGTTLASKRLVERLGGEVVAVVFLIELRDLNGRETLEREGCKVYSIIQY from the coding sequence ATAGATCTTAAGGAGAAGATAAGATCTATTCCCGATTTTCCTAAGAAGGGAGTTCTGTTTAGGGATATTACCACGCTCATAAAGGAAAAGGATGCTTTTAAAGAGGCTTTAGAGCGTATGGCTAAACCCTTTAAAGAGGAGAGTATAGATAAGATTGTTGCCGTGGAATCCAGAGGATTTATCTTTGGAGCCCCTCTGGCTTACATTCTGGGAGCTGGATTCGTCCCTATTAGAAAATTTGGCAAACTCCCTGCTGAGAAGATATCCGAGACATGCACTTTGGAATATGGTGAGGAGCATCTTGAGATTCACGTTGACGCTATATCTAAGGGGGAGGAAGTTCTTATAGTTGATGATCTCCTTGCAACTGGTGGAACCACGCTTGCGTCAAAGAGGCTCGTCGAGAGGCTTGGAGGGGAGGTGGTTGCTGTTGTATTCCTCATTGAGCTCAGAGACCTCAACGGAAGAGAAACACTGGAAAGAGAAGGATGCAAAGTTTACAGCATCATCCAATATTGA
- the recJ gene encoding single-stranded-DNA-specific exonuclease RecJ produces the protein MGWVLKSVDPFKRNLLSWKFGISPITASVLINRGICDEDDVELFLYPALDKLHDPFEMKGIREGVQRIRDALNRGEKILIYGDYDVDGVSATAVLLLGLKEFFKEKVSYFIPHRVKEGYGLHGEIVKYARDKGFSLIITVDCGIKGGNVVSEGRKMGLDFIITDHHLPGEELPEGAIVIDPHQPGCDYPFKELAGVGVAWKLISAFLGKPYLDVLDLVAIGTIADLVPLRGENRILVKEGLKLLNPPSRPGLRELLREAGVKPSRRIDEWVIGFIIAPRLNSAGRMDIADISVKLLTTASLVKARKLAGELNGLNSKRKSIGDRILSEAEEELSDEPIIFLYEEDWHLGVLGIVASRLVEKYGKPAFLMCGSGDRVKGSARGLEGFRIDEALGYCADLLEAYGGHEMAGGFSLFRENVDSFREKLLRFASRKSFVGEDMCWIDGHLTARDLTLSLARELSSLSPWGKGNPQPIFLMENVILQRSSPSNGHFFKAIKDGVVFDVFSWKHNVSLPEGKRVSLLGFWGVDGWTGLPCFRVEDILNGGESLDRS, from the coding sequence TTGGGGTGGGTTTTAAAAAGCGTCGATCCTTTTAAGAGAAACTTACTGAGCTGGAAGTTTGGAATATCTCCCATAACCGCTTCCGTTTTGATAAATAGAGGGATTTGTGATGAGGATGATGTTGAGCTTTTTCTTTATCCTGCTCTCGATAAGCTTCACGACCCCTTTGAAATGAAGGGAATCCGTGAGGGAGTTCAAAGAATAAGAGACGCTTTGAATAGAGGGGAGAAGATACTTATATATGGTGATTATGATGTCGATGGTGTGAGCGCGACTGCAGTCCTTCTTCTTGGTCTTAAGGAGTTTTTTAAGGAAAAGGTCAGCTATTTTATTCCCCATAGGGTTAAAGAAGGCTATGGACTTCACGGAGAGATCGTAAAATATGCGAGAGACAAGGGTTTTTCCCTAATTATAACGGTTGACTGCGGTATAAAAGGGGGTAATGTCGTTTCAGAGGGGCGTAAGATGGGGCTCGATTTCATAATAACGGACCATCATCTTCCGGGTGAGGAACTTCCGGAAGGAGCCATAGTCATAGATCCTCACCAACCGGGATGTGATTATCCTTTTAAGGAGCTTGCGGGAGTTGGAGTGGCATGGAAGCTTATATCCGCCTTTCTTGGGAAGCCTTACCTCGATGTTCTTGATCTTGTTGCTATAGGAACCATAGCGGATCTTGTTCCCTTAAGGGGTGAGAATAGAATTCTTGTTAAGGAAGGTTTAAAGCTTCTTAATCCCCCATCGAGGCCTGGTTTAAGAGAGCTTCTTAGGGAGGCGGGGGTTAAGCCTTCAAGAAGGATAGACGAGTGGGTTATTGGCTTCATTATAGCGCCGAGATTAAACTCTGCGGGAAGGATGGATATAGCTGATATTAGTGTTAAGCTTCTTACCACTGCTTCTCTGGTTAAAGCGAGGAAGCTTGCAGGTGAGCTTAATGGTTTAAACTCTAAAAGAAAGAGTATAGGAGACAGGATTCTCTCTGAGGCTGAGGAAGAGCTTTCAGATGAACCGATCATATTTCTGTACGAGGAAGATTGGCATCTCGGCGTTCTTGGAATAGTGGCTTCAAGACTTGTTGAGAAGTATGGTAAACCCGCTTTCCTGATGTGTGGGAGTGGGGATAGGGTTAAAGGCTCTGCGAGAGGGCTGGAGGGTTTCAGGATTGATGAGGCTCTTGGGTATTGCGCTGATCTACTTGAAGCTTATGGTGGTCATGAGATGGCCGGTGGGTTCTCACTCTTCAGAGAAAATGTAGACAGTTTCAGAGAGAAACTACTGCGTTTTGCGTCTCGGAAAAGCTTTGTGGGTGAGGATATGTGTTGGATAGATGGGCATTTAACTGCGAGAGATTTGACCCTTTCCTTAGCGCGTGAGCTTTCGAGTTTATCTCCTTGGGGAAAGGGTAATCCACAACCGATCTTTTTGATGGAGAATGTCATCCTTCAAAGAAGCTCTCCTTCGAACGGGCATTTCTTTAAGGCTATAAAGGATGGAGTGGTCTTTGACGTCTTTTCCTGGAAACATAACGTTTCACTCCCCGAGGGAAAAAGAGTTTCTCTTCTTGGTTTCTGGGGAGTGGATGGGTGGACAGGTTTACCCTGCTTCAGGGTTGAAGATATTCTCAATGGGGGTGAGTCTCTTGATAGATCTTAA
- a CDS encoding bifunctional (p)ppGpp synthetase/guanosine-3',5'-bis(diphosphate) 3'-pyrophosphohydrolase, producing MDSPVKKEYETLLETLRRRQEEADFQLIDKAFSFAAKFHEGQKRLSGEPYMVHPVAVARILAELGMDDEAIAAALLHDVLEDTPCSREELEREFGSRVALLVEGVTKLSLIPFKDRRAYQVENLRKMFLVMARDIRVVIIKLADRLHNMRTIEYLPQEKKKRIAKETLEIYAPLAHRLGIYWVKWELEDLSFKVLNPDMYEMIAKHVMRTRKDRERYIDEVKRILLRELEKTGINAFIQGRPKHFYSIYQKMKRKNLSLDEVMDLHAVRVIVNTVTECYTVLGVVHSLWRPIPGQFDDYIAMPKSNMYQSLHTTVVGPGGEPLEVQIRTWEMHRVAEYGIAAHWRYKEGKRKIDAVEEKIAWFRQLLEWQKDIINVSSEEFKDILDAELSSIEEVYVFTPKGDILVLPKGSTPVDFAYAIHTEVGNRCVGAIVNNRIVPLDYELKTGEIVRILTSSHGNPSRDWLSFVKTSRARTKIRQWLRRKEKGEREAHLKKGREMLVKELRQRGAEEQRVLTSARLNEIAKEFGFLGEEDLLVRIGEGTLSLGSVLQKLLGVRSLGEEREEKEERKKKPASPLNVKVEGVEGIQVNLAKCCNPIPGDEIIGYITKGRGITVHRKTCKAIRGLDPSRFINVWWDGVGDETFPVKVRIEAFDRPGLVADISREIASVGINIDSMIAKVQPSGMVDISLTMRVKSLHFLYNLFGKIRDIRSVVRVHREG from the coding sequence ATTGATTCTCCCGTAAAAAAGGAATATGAGACTCTTCTTGAGACGTTAAGGCGGAGACAGGAAGAGGCCGATTTTCAGCTTATAGATAAGGCCTTTTCCTTCGCTGCAAAGTTTCATGAGGGGCAGAAGCGTCTCTCGGGTGAACCATATATGGTTCACCCAGTGGCAGTTGCTCGCATTCTCGCTGAGCTTGGAATGGATGATGAAGCCATTGCAGCGGCGCTTCTACATGATGTTCTTGAAGATACTCCTTGCTCTCGTGAGGAGTTGGAGAGGGAGTTTGGTAGCAGGGTAGCTCTTCTCGTCGAAGGAGTGACCAAATTGTCCTTAATTCCCTTTAAGGATAGAAGAGCTTATCAGGTTGAGAACCTGCGGAAGATGTTCCTCGTTATGGCACGTGATATACGGGTTGTGATAATAAAACTTGCAGATAGGCTTCATAATATGAGGACTATAGAGTACCTGCCTCAGGAAAAGAAAAAGAGAATAGCTAAGGAAACCCTTGAAATTTATGCTCCCTTAGCTCATCGGCTTGGGATATATTGGGTTAAGTGGGAGCTGGAGGATCTCTCCTTTAAGGTTTTGAACCCGGATATGTATGAGATGATAGCTAAGCACGTGATGAGAACGAGAAAAGACAGGGAGAGATATATAGATGAGGTAAAAAGGATACTGCTTCGTGAGCTTGAAAAGACAGGGATAAACGCCTTCATTCAGGGAAGGCCTAAGCACTTCTATAGCATTTACCAAAAGATGAAGAGGAAGAACTTGAGTCTTGATGAGGTTATGGACCTTCACGCTGTTAGGGTCATAGTTAATACCGTTACGGAGTGTTATACGGTTCTTGGGGTTGTTCATAGCCTCTGGAGGCCAATCCCTGGGCAGTTTGATGATTATATTGCTATGCCGAAGTCTAACATGTATCAATCTCTTCATACCACCGTGGTTGGTCCTGGAGGAGAACCGCTTGAGGTTCAGATAAGAACATGGGAGATGCATAGAGTAGCCGAGTATGGGATAGCCGCTCACTGGAGGTACAAAGAGGGAAAAAGGAAGATAGATGCGGTCGAGGAAAAGATTGCATGGTTTAGACAGTTACTTGAGTGGCAGAAGGATATAATTAACGTTAGCTCAGAGGAGTTTAAGGATATCCTGGATGCAGAGCTTTCTTCCATCGAGGAAGTCTATGTCTTCACTCCCAAAGGGGATATTCTCGTTCTACCCAAGGGATCTACACCAGTTGATTTCGCATACGCTATCCACACCGAGGTCGGGAATAGATGTGTAGGTGCCATAGTTAATAATAGGATCGTTCCCTTAGATTACGAGCTTAAGACCGGAGAGATAGTTAGAATATTAACATCATCTCATGGAAATCCAAGCAGGGACTGGCTTAGCTTCGTTAAGACCTCAAGGGCTAGAACTAAGATAAGACAATGGCTCAGGAGGAAGGAAAAGGGAGAAAGAGAGGCGCATCTTAAGAAGGGAAGGGAAATGCTCGTTAAAGAGCTGAGGCAGAGAGGAGCAGAGGAGCAAAGGGTTCTAACCAGTGCGAGGCTAAATGAAATCGCTAAGGAATTTGGATTCTTAGGCGAAGAGGATCTTTTGGTCAGGATAGGAGAGGGGACTCTATCCCTGGGAAGCGTGCTTCAGAAGCTCCTTGGGGTGCGTAGCTTGGGTGAGGAGAGGGAGGAAAAGGAAGAGAGGAAAAAGAAGCCAGCTTCTCCTTTAAACGTCAAGGTTGAGGGTGTAGAGGGGATACAGGTTAATCTTGCTAAGTGCTGTAATCCGATTCCAGGTGATGAAATAATAGGGTATATAACGAAGGGAAGGGGTATAACCGTTCATAGGAAAACCTGTAAGGCGATAAGAGGACTTGATCCAAGCAGGTTCATAAACGTGTGGTGGGATGGGGTTGGAGATGAGACGTTTCCCGTCAAGGTCAGGATTGAGGCCTTTGATAGACCTGGTCTGGTGGCTGACATATCAAGGGAAATCGCCTCGGTGGGCATTAATATAGATTCTATGATAGCCAAAGTTCAACCGAGTGGTATGGTTGATATATCTTTAACTATGCGCGTAAAAAGTCTTCATTTTCTTTATAATCTTTTTGGTAAGATTAGGGACATAAGAAGCGTCGTTAGAGTGCACAGGGAGGGATAA
- the dtd gene encoding D-tyrosyl-tRNA(Tyr) deacylase has protein sequence MRALIQRVKKGAVYVDDRKLGEIGKGFVILLGVGREDEAEDLDYLVDKIVNLRVFSDENGKMNISLLDIGGEALVVSQFTLYADCRRGRRPSFTRAAPPEKGKEMYEAFIERIREKGVKVETGEFGAMMLVEIHNDGPVTILLDSEDRKRSRKG, from the coding sequence TTGAGAGCTTTGATACAGAGAGTAAAGAAGGGAGCGGTTTACGTAGATGACAGAAAACTTGGGGAAATAGGCAAGGGTTTTGTGATTTTGCTTGGCGTTGGTCGGGAAGACGAAGCTGAGGACTTGGATTACCTCGTTGACAAGATCGTTAATCTGAGGGTCTTTTCAGATGAAAATGGAAAGATGAACATCTCTTTGCTCGATATAGGTGGAGAAGCGCTTGTTGTCTCTCAGTTCACGCTCTATGCTGACTGCAGAAGGGGTAGAAGACCGAGTTTTACCAGGGCAGCTCCCCCTGAGAAGGGAAAAGAGATGTACGAGGCTTTCATTGAGAGAATTAGAGAGAAAGGAGTAAAGGTTGAAACGGGGGAGTTTGGTGCTATGATGCTTGTCGAAATTCACAATGATGGTCCCGTCACCATACTTCTGGATAGCGAAGACAGAAAGAGGTCGAGAAAAGGATGA
- the radC gene encoding DNA repair protein RadC has product MKTRSSFRFRPEAEKPREKLRLYGEGALSEAELLAIILRTGASGISVLELSERMLNFFGGLSGVLNATLEELQNVEGVGLAKACQIVAVAEILRRVQRNTLQPEVKISNPLEAYRILKGVFSAEREEVYVLLLDARGHLMGLRKVGQGTLNEAPFYPREIIAVALKANASRIIISHNHLSGDPFPSVEDEVLTKKLKRLASEMGVRLDDHIIVGKKCFYSFSRRGILEEG; this is encoded by the coding sequence ATGAAAACCCGTTCCTCATTTAGGTTTAGACCCGAGGCTGAAAAGCCGAGAGAGAAACTCAGACTCTATGGCGAAGGAGCACTTTCAGAGGCGGAGCTTCTTGCGATAATATTAAGAACAGGAGCTTCTGGGATAAGCGTTCTTGAGCTTTCGGAGAGGATGCTTAACTTTTTTGGAGGGTTAAGTGGGGTTTTAAACGCGACCCTCGAGGAACTTCAGAATGTTGAGGGGGTTGGTTTGGCTAAGGCTTGTCAGATAGTGGCAGTGGCGGAGATTCTCAGGAGAGTTCAAAGAAACACGCTACAGCCGGAGGTAAAGATATCCAACCCCCTTGAGGCTTATAGGATTCTCAAGGGGGTATTTTCTGCAGAGAGGGAAGAAGTCTATGTTCTGCTTCTGGACGCAAGAGGTCACTTGATGGGCTTAAGAAAAGTAGGTCAGGGCACCCTAAATGAGGCTCCATTTTATCCGAGGGAGATAATAGCGGTTGCGCTAAAGGCCAACGCTTCAAGGATAATAATTTCTCATAACCATCTCTCGGGGGATCCGTTTCCAAGCGTGGAAGATGAGGTTTTAACTAAGAAGCTTAAAAGACTCGCTTCGGAAATGGGGGTGCGCCTGGATGATCATATTATAGTGGGTAAAAAGTGCTTCTATAGCTTTTCGAGGAGAGGGATTCTTGAGGAGGGATAG
- a CDS encoding helix-hairpin-helix domain-containing protein, with translation MFSEGQRKGLLWIFVVIMAAGLAFHLYDRLTPAPGGVSLKVERESGPLKSEKTLSLTRIYVHLCGAVNKPGVYGVPEGCRLFEVLKLAGGLAPDADGNAVNLARVVKDGERVYIPRLGEKGRRQETIGSSFLSHGDGKRTINVNTATREELEKLPGIGRVIADRIVKYRARHGFFKSPKDLLRVKGIGKRKLEKIRSMISF, from the coding sequence ATGTTTTCAGAAGGACAAAGAAAAGGGCTTCTATGGATATTTGTAGTTATTATGGCAGCTGGGCTGGCTTTTCATCTCTATGATAGGCTGACCCCAGCTCCCGGCGGGGTCAGCCTTAAAGTTGAGCGTGAGAGCGGGCCTTTGAAATCGGAGAAGACTTTAAGTTTGACGAGGATTTACGTTCACCTTTGTGGTGCGGTTAATAAGCCTGGCGTTTATGGAGTTCCTGAAGGGTGTAGGCTGTTTGAGGTCTTGAAGCTTGCTGGGGGACTCGCTCCAGATGCAGATGGAAACGCCGTTAATCTCGCTCGTGTGGTTAAGGATGGAGAGAGGGTTTACATCCCAAGGTTAGGTGAAAAAGGAAGAAGGCAGGAAACCATTGGGTCGTCTTTTTTATCTCATGGAGATGGGAAGAGGACTATAAACGTGAATACGGCTACGAGGGAGGAGCTTGAGAAGTTACCTGGCATCGGTAGGGTAATAGCAGATAGAATAGTTAAATATAGGGCTCGACATGGATTCTTTAAATCCCCCAAAGATCTTCTTCGAGTGAAGGGGATAGGAAAAAGAAAGCTTGAGAAGATAAGGAGCATGATAAGCTTTTGA